A region from the Triticum aestivum cultivar Chinese Spring chromosome 3D, IWGSC CS RefSeq v2.1, whole genome shotgun sequence genome encodes:
- the LOC123075135 gene encoding probably inactive leucine-rich repeat receptor-like protein kinase At5g48380 produces the protein MDDDTKFLLLFLLLNSSTLCFSTEQDIQCLKSMKQSVTDPNGVLKSSWNFENNIVAFICRFTGVECWHPDEDRVLSLRLGNLGLEGPFPRGLQYCTSMMNLDLSNDNFEGPIPANISREVPYLTSLDLSYNSFSGSIPQNISNMTYLNILSLQHNQFRGEIPRQFNLLTLLSEFNVAENLLSGPIPSLLAIRFSAPNFAGNQGLCDSPLDDCPPSRRRWRPVRIRLYRLNDQSSIGAAVGFVVGFVVAFYFPHCFVCSERLRAYIVHI, from the coding sequence ATGGATGATGATACCAAGTTCCTCCTTTTGTTTCTCCTCTTGAATAGCTCAACATTATGTTTTAGTACAGAACAAGATATCCAGTGCTTGAAGTCTATGAAACAATCAGTGACTGATCCCAACGGTGTACTCAAATCCTCTTGGAACTTTGAAAATAACATCGTTGCTTTCATATGCCGGTTTACTGGTGTGGAATGCTGGCACCCTGACGAGGATAGAGTTCTCTCTCTACGTCTCGGGAACCTAGGACTTGAAGGCCCATTTCCTCGTGGTCTTCAATATTGTACGAGCATGATGAACCTGGACCTGTCAAATGACAATTTTGAAGGACCAATCCCTGCCAACATTTCACGGGAGGTGCCGTATCTGACATCTCTCGATCTTTCGTACAATAGCTTTTCGGGTTCAATCCCACAGAATATCTCAAATATGACATATCTGAATATCCTCTCCCTCCAGCATAACCAATTCAGAGGTGAAATTCCACGGCAATTCAATCTTCTTACTCTGTTATCTGAATTCAATGTCGCGGAGAACTTGTTATCAGGGCCTATTCCTTCTTTGCTAGCAATAAGGTTTTCGGCTCCGAACTTTGCTGGTAACCAAGGGCTTTGTGATTCACCCTTGGATGATTGTCCTCCATCGAGGAGGAGATGGAGACCGGTACGAATCAGGCTGTACAGGCTCAACGACCAGTCGAGCATCGGAGCGGCCGTCGGATTTGTCGTGGGGTTCGTGGTGGCCTTCTACTTCCCGCACTGCTTCGTCTGCTCCGAGAGGCTCCGAGCCTACATCGTCCACATATGA